One part of the Tunicatimonas pelagia genome encodes these proteins:
- a CDS encoding RES family NAD+ phosphorylase has translation MEAYRITHTQYADQLYASGRSARWNTKGQEVIYTAGSRSLACLENVVHRNARGLNAQFRVMVIYVPDALYCESIDESVLPNDWYEHAEVSQCREIGDTWLTENRSAILQVPSAIIPTECNYLLNPGHPEFSQIKLIATGPFRFDCRIK, from the coding sequence GTGGAAGCGTATCGGATTACCCACACGCAGTATGCTGACCAGCTTTATGCTTCTGGCAGGTCGGCTCGTTGGAATACCAAGGGACAAGAAGTTATTTACACCGCCGGTTCTCGGTCGCTAGCCTGCTTAGAAAATGTTGTCCACCGCAATGCCCGAGGGTTAAATGCCCAGTTCCGAGTCATGGTCATTTACGTACCTGATGCGCTGTATTGCGAATCAATAGATGAGTCTGTACTACCTAATGATTGGTATGAGCACGCAGAAGTATCCCAGTGTCGGGAAATTGGTGACACTTGGCTAACAGAAAATCGGTCGGCAATCCTACAGGTTCCCTCTGCCATCATCCCTACCGAGTGCAACTATTTATTAAATCCGGGACACCCAGAATTTAGTCAAATCAAGTTAATTGCTACCGGACCTTTTCGGTTTGATTGCAGGATTAAGTAG
- a CDS encoding O-methyltransferase → METIIRDQTQLRPVTPQAHISFELSRALDLLNNIDLSSDLKEQLLTHLNKASRISAQMETYLSSVTQPPSECLRDLERATLALPWQGDSDLARTLEPEMLSGHLEGQFLKQLVRFTKATSLLEIGLFTGYSALAMAEGLPENGKLVACELDETIADFAESYLQQCAAGRKVDIRRGKADESLEQLRSEGQSFDLVFIDADKPGYRKYLDQLISQPNSLLADQGLIVVDNTLYQGEIYTKPLEEMSENAQAIYHFNEYVRTHPELEVVLLPIRDGVMFISRKQRS, encoded by the coding sequence GTGGAAACCATAATACGTGACCAAACACAACTTAGACCAGTAACTCCTCAAGCCCATATCAGCTTTGAGCTAAGCCGTGCTTTGGATCTACTTAACAATATTGACCTTTCTTCCGATTTAAAGGAGCAGCTTTTAACTCATCTGAATAAAGCCTCCCGAATTAGTGCCCAAATGGAAACATATCTTTCATCGGTCACTCAACCACCTTCCGAATGCTTACGTGATTTGGAGCGGGCAACTCTGGCTCTTCCTTGGCAGGGTGACTCTGACTTAGCGCGTACGTTAGAGCCGGAGATGCTCTCCGGGCATCTGGAAGGGCAATTTCTCAAACAATTGGTGCGCTTCACTAAAGCTACCTCGCTGCTAGAAATTGGCTTGTTCACCGGTTACTCGGCTCTAGCGATGGCGGAGGGGCTACCTGAAAACGGTAAGTTGGTAGCCTGCGAATTAGACGAAACAATTGCTGACTTTGCTGAAAGCTACTTACAACAGTGTGCTGCCGGGCGTAAAGTTGACATCCGCCGGGGTAAAGCCGACGAATCGTTGGAGCAACTACGCTCGGAAGGGCAGTCATTTGACTTGGTGTTTATCGATGCGGACAAGCCGGGTTATCGTAAGTACTTAGATCAGTTGATCAGTCAGCCTAATTCTTTATTAGCCGATCAGGGATTGATTGTGGTAGATAACACGCTGTATCAGGGCGAAATTTACACCAAGCCTTTGGAAGAGATGTCAGAAAATGCTCAAGCTATTTATCACTTCAATGAATACGTGCGTACGCATCCGGAGCTAGAAGTGGTGCTCTTACCCATTCGCGACGGAGTGATGTTCATCAGTCGAAAGCAAAGAAGCTAG
- a CDS encoding D-alanine--D-alanine ligase family protein, with the protein MTNDQQPHLIHFIGSPSSWYEFRLSLIYATQTIDFSAYREQCLLVFPDEQWLLLDKTHLKDFSKKALSESQLPKGYNYYSEEAALCKLPEGFTLISHVFCQKGMIGYRVVFEKMPSVQLVGSNAQVIQLTQSKLATKQVVAEAGLPVPDSIVLESEESLQASWAEIPQLGKQVIVKPDDTDNSVGLSLVQDSSDREALTEAWEKASQQSNKVLVEEYIAGREIRSCVVETNKGFIVPAMIEYQVSDQHPIRAEADKLSLDAKGMPLAQSSYKNIAAICPADLNEKLHEKLRSYSIQAHQVLGCRQFSIFDFRVSDYTQEAYLLEAGLYWSFSPQSMISKMLTATNMDFAELSRQVVNEAADND; encoded by the coding sequence ATGACCAATGACCAACAGCCTCACCTTATTCACTTTATTGGTTCGCCCAGTAGCTGGTACGAGTTTCGTTTGTCGCTCATCTATGCTACCCAAACGATTGATTTTTCAGCGTATCGGGAGCAGTGTTTGCTGGTTTTTCCGGATGAACAGTGGTTGTTGCTGGATAAAACTCACCTAAAAGATTTTAGCAAAAAGGCACTGAGTGAAAGTCAGCTACCGAAAGGGTATAACTACTACTCTGAAGAAGCTGCTCTTTGTAAACTTCCGGAAGGCTTCACACTGATTTCTCACGTGTTTTGTCAAAAAGGTATGATCGGGTATCGAGTCGTTTTTGAGAAGATGCCCAGCGTACAATTGGTTGGCAGCAATGCACAAGTAATCCAACTAACTCAATCTAAATTAGCTACTAAGCAAGTGGTAGCTGAAGCGGGCTTACCAGTGCCGGACAGTATCGTTCTAGAGAGCGAAGAGAGCCTTCAAGCTTCATGGGCAGAAATACCCCAACTGGGCAAACAAGTGATCGTCAAGCCAGACGATACGGATAATTCTGTAGGGCTTTCATTGGTTCAAGATTCTTCCGATCGCGAAGCACTTACCGAAGCGTGGGAAAAAGCTAGTCAACAGTCTAATAAGGTTTTAGTAGAAGAATACATTGCTGGTCGGGAGATAAGAAGCTGCGTAGTTGAAACTAATAAGGGTTTCATCGTTCCGGCCATGATTGAGTATCAAGTATCTGACCAGCACCCAATTCGGGCGGAGGCAGATAAGCTTAGTTTGGATGCGAAGGGAATGCCGCTGGCTCAGAGTTCCTACAAAAATATAGCGGCTATCTGTCCGGCTGACTTAAATGAAAAGCTGCACGAAAAACTACGTTCTTATTCTATCCAAGCCCATCAGGTATTGGGCTGTCGCCAATTCTCTATCTTTGATTTTCGTGTATCCGATTATACTCAAGAAGCCTACCTCCTGGAGGCCGGACTGTACTGGAGCTTTAGCCCCCAGAGTATGATCTCCAAAATGCTTACCGCTACCAACATGGATTTTGCCGAGCTTTCACGACAGGTGGTTAATGAAGCTGCTGATAATGACTGA
- the parS gene encoding type II RES/Xre toxin-antitoxin system antitoxin: MATSVSSTVEYASLAQIQSAQQGIPADEFFAVAKQTGISQEKLAALLEISPRTLHRYQREARNLNAKESELLIKLSLLLKRGEIIFGSTDAFTAWLFEPAYGLDRQVPFELLYTSEGVNVVADEVERIAFGDLA; encoded by the coding sequence ATGGCTACTTCAGTCAGTTCTACAGTGGAATATGCTTCACTAGCCCAGATTCAATCCGCTCAACAAGGTATTCCCGCCGATGAGTTTTTTGCTGTGGCTAAACAAACGGGTATTTCTCAAGAAAAACTAGCTGCTTTATTGGAAATATCCCCTCGTACCCTGCATCGCTACCAACGAGAGGCGAGAAACCTAAATGCTAAAGAAAGTGAGTTATTGATAAAATTATCTTTACTACTGAAGCGGGGAGAAATCATTTTCGGATCTACGGATGCCTTTACTGCTTGGCTGTTTGAACCGGCTTACGGACTAGACCGTCAGGTCCCCTTTGAACTACTATATACTAGTGAAGGGGTAAATGTGGTTGCCGATGAAGTAGAGCGAATTGCCTTCGGTGATTTAGCCTGA